From the genome of Lotus japonicus ecotype B-129 chromosome 6, LjGifu_v1.2, one region includes:
- the LOC130725284 gene encoding uncharacterized protein LOC130725284 encodes MSEASGKHDSVKAKVERTPLGVKCMGLKSGSSDSKKKFVKKTTKTPARKVYQSQARDKTPSNAPIIEDVTDEEELSAENSPIGSNQDVVPDVPDQETSGKESTAREDSGVPTHSDGYSSPSKEDDQIKRKRRVLDVEESPVPKKKTKSTPTTSKSKQKDVKGKGKQQEDKSKSVKKKKVPVAAEESGSDVEVDVEDILPYEKKKYAGKRIPQNVPAVPIDNVSFHDEGNVQKWKYVCLRRVAKEMEVGSDVLECKEVVALIEKDGLMKTILKVGRCYEKLVREFLVNLSVEVGLPESIEFRKVFVRPQCVEFSLAVINKALGRSVVEFGAEELSLDVIAKEIIAGQVKKWPIKKLMSTGTLSVKLIYKIGTSTNFDFGSFVFEQTLKHADPCAVKLPISFPSLLTEIILQQHPQIIRADEVPVPNGVPITLDQRLFMEPHVIDIVVPFSRTFAPAPVSESSTKVIIAELMDVSKALQETIRISTARKLKVDALLLKLQEEEGQEGEPSGGVAAPQDASTEEEGESEESIEETEGDSSSED; translated from the exons ATGTCTGAAGCATCAGGGAAGCACGATTCTGTCAAGGCCAAGGTTGAAAGAACTCCACTTGGTGTGAAATGCATGGGCCTCAAGAGTGGTTCATCAGATTCAAAGAAGAAGTTTGTGAAGAAGACGACCAAGACTCCGGCAAGAAAGGTGTATCAGTCTCAGGCTCGTGATAAGACTCCCTCAAATGCTCCTATTATTGAGGATGTCACAGATGAAGAAGAGCTTTCTGCGGAAAACTCTCCCATTGGTTCCAATCAAGATGTTGTGCCCGATGTTCCTGATCAAGAAACTTCTGGGAAGGAATCCACTGCTCGTGAAGATTCAGGTGTACCCACTCATTCTGATGGTTATTCTTCTCCTTCGAAAGAGGATGACCA GatcaagagaaaaagaagggttcTTGATGTTGAAGAATCTCCTGTtccaaagaagaagaccaagtccACTCCAACAACTTCCAAGTCTAAGCAAAAAGATGTGAAGGGAAAAGGTAAGCAACAGGAAGATAAATCCAAGAgtgtcaagaagaagaaggttccAGTTGCTGCTGAGGAATCTGGGTCAGATGTGGAGGTGGATGTCGAGGACATCTTGCCTTATGAGAAGAAGAAGTATGCAGGAAAACGCATTCCTCAGAATGTccctgctgttcctattgacAATGTGTCCTTTCATGATGAAGGTAATGTCCAGAAGTGGAAGTATGTGTGTCTTCGCAGAGTTGCCAAGGAAAtggaagttggctctgatgtaCTTGAGTGCAAGGAAGTGGTTGCACTTATTGAAAAGGATGGACTGATGAAGACCATTCTCAAGGTGGGAAGGTGTTATGAAAAACTGGTGAGGGAATTTTTGGTGAATCTATCTGTGGAAGTGGGACTTCCTGAAAGTATTGAGTTTAGAAAGGTGTTTGTAAGGCCACAATGTGTTGAATTCTCCCTTGCTGTGATCAACAAAGCACTTGGTAGAAGTGTTGTTGAATTTGGTGCTGAGGAGTTGTCCTTGGATGTGATTGCCAAGGAGATTATTGCTGGCCAAGTCAAGAAGTGGCCCATCAAGAAGTTGATGTCTACAGGAAcactgagtgtgaa ATTGATCTACAAAATTGGCACTTCTACTAATTTTGATTTTGGGTCTTTTGTGTTTGAACAGACTCTGAAGCATGCTGAcccttgtgctgtgaagctgcccaTATCATTTCCATCTCTTCTTACAGAGATTATTCTTCAACAGCATCCTCAGATCATCAGGGCTGATGAGGTTCCTGTGCCCAACGGTGTTCCTATTACCCTGGATCAACGattgtttatggagccacatgtcaTAGACATTGTTGTGCCATTTAGCAGGACTTTTGCCCCTGCTCCTGTGAGTGAATCTAGTACTAAGGTCATTATTGCTGAATTAATGGATGTTTCTAAGGCTCTACAGGAGACTATTAGGATCAGCACTGCAAGAAAGCTAAAGGTTGATGCTTTGCTTCTCAAGcttcaagaggaagaaggtcaagagggtGAGCCAAGTGGTGGTGTTGCTGCTCCTCAGGATGCCAGcactgaagaagaaggagaatctGAAGAGAGTATagaagaaactgaaggagaCTCTAGTTCTGAAGATTAG